In Macrobrachium rosenbergii isolate ZJJX-2024 chromosome 48, ASM4041242v1, whole genome shotgun sequence, one DNA window encodes the following:
- the LOC136831301 gene encoding uncharacterized protein produces the protein MKRLREQTPEEEPLSKRINNLHLDGSSVSLSSSVASHNLPMNNPLLENNMNCLQERLRSAAVAGVPVPGVLNSTSNGLLNGVSHIQNGIDRIASELIARREMPESLNILYPNINPTSNDAYFGFNKVLHDLHIERLKRLGKIPI, from the coding sequence ATGAAGCGTTTAAGAGAGCAGACACCTGAAGAGGAACCACTTTCTAAACGAATAAACAATCTTCATCTAGATGGATCATCAGTCAGTttgtcttcctctgttgcttctcaCAATCTTCCAATGAATAATCCACTCCTAGAGAACAACATGAATTGCTTGCAGGAAAGATTACGAAGTGCAGCAGTAGCAGGAGTACCAGTGCCAGGTGTCCTAAATAGTACATCAAATGGACTGCTGAATGGTGTTTCTCATATACAAAATGGCATCGACAGAATTGCTAGTGAACTCATAGCAAGAAGAGAGATGCCagaatcattaaatattttatacccTAACATAAACCCTACCTCAAACGACGCTTATTTTGGATTTAACAAAGTATTACATGATCTTCACATTGAAAGGTTGAAAAGGTTAGGGAAAATACCAATTTAA